From a region of the Sphingopyxis sp. YR583 genome:
- a CDS encoding RNA polymerase sigma factor, translating into MRFEEELVELLPRLRRFARGLTRDASDADDLCQAAIERALKSQGQWQQGTRLDSWMYRITRNLWIDERRAAGRRGVHAPIDDAVTQVAGDGAAEVEAGTLRGDVDGAMARLPDEQREVVMLVLVEGYAYREAADILDVPIGTVTSRLARGRETLMHLLGEAA; encoded by the coding sequence ATGCGCTTCGAAGAGGAACTGGTTGAATTGCTGCCGCGTCTGCGCCGTTTTGCGCGCGGGCTGACGCGCGACGCCAGCGATGCCGACGATTTATGTCAGGCGGCGATCGAACGCGCGTTGAAATCGCAGGGGCAGTGGCAACAGGGAACGAGACTGGATAGCTGGATGTACCGTATTACCCGCAACCTCTGGATCGACGAGCGCCGTGCCGCGGGCCGGCGCGGCGTCCATGCCCCCATCGACGATGCGGTGACGCAAGTCGCAGGCGACGGCGCTGCGGAAGTCGAGGCCGGAACGCTGCGCGGCGATGTCGATGGCGCGATGGCCCGCCTTCCCGACGAGCAGCGCGAGGTGGTGATGCTCGTCCTCGTCGAAGGCTATGCGTATCGCGAAGCCGCCGACATATTGGACGTCCCGATCGGCACGGTCACCTCACGCCTCGCGCGCGGACGCGAAACACTGATGCATTTGCTGGGAGAAGCCGCATGA
- a CDS encoding DUF4230 domain-containing protein has product MTQNFSSPAPRLLPRLILLAAAALLALAAWWAVSAWQDWQRGYDPETVVAASLQGLQEQNVLVPFTARYVAVVTSTQSRLGLTAKKTLIMPGTVRYELDLGKLRQSDLVWDAATNALTVTLPPLRLAGPEIDIDAISEYRDGEILLTLTDAERTLDAANRKRAQEELIAQAKGATPMRLAQGAARTAVEQSFAMPLKAAGIDAKVTARFAGVPTG; this is encoded by the coding sequence ATGACCCAGAATTTTTCCTCGCCCGCTCCGCGCCTGTTGCCGCGCCTCATCCTTCTCGCCGCTGCCGCCCTTCTCGCGCTGGCTGCCTGGTGGGCGGTGTCGGCGTGGCAGGACTGGCAGCGCGGCTATGATCCCGAGACCGTCGTTGCCGCGAGCCTGCAGGGATTGCAGGAACAGAATGTGCTGGTGCCGTTCACAGCGCGCTACGTCGCGGTGGTGACCTCGACGCAGAGCCGCCTCGGCCTCACGGCCAAGAAGACGCTGATCATGCCGGGCACGGTGCGTTACGAACTCGATCTTGGCAAATTGAGGCAATCCGATCTCGTCTGGGATGCGGCGACCAATGCGCTCACCGTCACCCTGCCGCCGCTGCGGCTCGCGGGGCCGGAGATCGATATCGACGCGATCAGCGAATATCGCGACGGCGAAATCCTGCTGACGCTGACCGATGCGGAGCGCACGCTCGACGCCGCCAACCGCAAGCGCGCGCAGGAGGAACTGATCGCGCAGGCGAAGGGCGCGACGCCGATGCGGCTGGCGCAGGGCGCAGCGCGCACCGCGGTCGAACAGAGCTTTGCCATGCCGCTGAAGGCGGCGGGGATCGATGCGAAGGTAACCGCGCGCTTTGCGGGCGTGCCGACTGGGTAA
- a CDS encoding S8 family serine peptidase — MFCLLLGGADARVAAQVALPQVQLPGTGGPLLPEVEIGRVVVMGDNLTQLRLDRITALVRGNRDRIELDERGEPAVRGALVASGVDAAMVARAGKGGFALIDRERIEGLDLDIARFQVPDGRSLARARKQLAKLLPGAEVDADNLYFPSGPGGALTGAALATAEGSGKASLGLIDGGVAAHPSVAGRVEQRGFAKGAPSASRHGTAVASLLVGSGAVRGAAPGQRLLAADVYGTDPAGGNASAIARALGWLVQSGAAVTTISLVGPDNKLLAAAVSRAQQRGMLIVAAVGNDGPAAPPAYPASYKGVFAVTGVDAKGRALPEAGRALHVDFAAPGDAVLAATGAGSSDRLRGTSFAAPLVAGRLALRYPVPAIDHIEPAVTALVMEAQDLGRKGRDKIYGHGLICGACGGR; from the coding sequence ATGTTCTGCCTTCTGCTCGGCGGGGCCGATGCGCGCGTCGCGGCGCAGGTCGCGCTGCCGCAAGTCCAGCTTCCCGGCACCGGCGGACCGCTGCTGCCGGAGGTCGAGATTGGCCGCGTCGTCGTGATGGGGGACAATCTGACGCAGTTGCGGCTCGATCGCATCACTGCGCTGGTTCGCGGCAACCGTGACAGGATTGAGCTCGACGAGCGCGGCGAACCCGCCGTGCGGGGAGCGCTCGTTGCGAGCGGGGTCGATGCGGCGATGGTCGCTCGGGCGGGCAAGGGGGGCTTTGCGCTGATCGATCGCGAGCGCATCGAAGGGCTCGACCTCGATATCGCGCGTTTCCAGGTGCCCGATGGACGCAGCCTGGCGCGCGCGCGGAAGCAGCTCGCAAAGCTGTTGCCGGGCGCCGAAGTCGATGCCGACAATCTCTATTTCCCTAGCGGGCCGGGCGGGGCACTCACGGGTGCGGCACTCGCGACGGCGGAGGGCAGCGGCAAGGCGAGCCTGGGCCTGATCGACGGAGGTGTCGCGGCGCACCCGTCGGTTGCGGGACGCGTCGAGCAGCGCGGCTTTGCGAAAGGCGCGCCATCGGCAAGCCGTCACGGCACGGCGGTGGCTTCGCTGCTCGTCGGCAGCGGCGCGGTGCGCGGTGCGGCGCCCGGCCAGCGCCTGCTCGCGGCCGATGTCTATGGGACCGATCCCGCAGGCGGCAATGCCAGCGCGATCGCGCGCGCGCTGGGCTGGCTCGTGCAGAGCGGCGCGGCGGTGACGACGATCAGCCTCGTCGGCCCCGATAACAAACTGCTTGCCGCGGCGGTCAGTCGCGCACAGCAGCGCGGCATGTTGATCGTCGCTGCGGTGGGCAATGACGGTCCGGCAGCGCCTCCCGCCTATCCCGCTTCCTATAAAGGCGTATTCGCCGTCACCGGGGTGGACGCGAAAGGCCGTGCGTTGCCGGAGGCCGGCCGCGCGCTGCACGTCGATTTCGCGGCGCCCGGCGACGCGGTGCTGGCGGCAACGGGGGCGGGCAGCAGCGACCGGCTGCGCGGGACGTCCTTTGCCGCTCCGCTCGTCGCCGGACGGCTGGCGCTTCGCTATCCCGTCCCCGCGATCGATCACATCGAACCTGCGGTCACGGCGCTCGTCATGGAGGCGCAGGATCTGGGCAGGAAGGGGCGTGACAAAATCTATGGTCACGGCCTGATTTGCGGGGCTTGCGGCGGCCGCTGA
- a CDS encoding BlaI/MecI/CopY family transcriptional regulator, with product MAERASESEMQVLSALWEDAPQSAADLTSRIGKINGWTQATVKTLLARLVQKGAVTAEADGRRYLYSPAVERADAVGEESQRFVDRLFGGRVSPLIAHLADREALSDTDIAEIEALLKRLKS from the coding sequence ATGGCAGAACGAGCAAGCGAGTCGGAGATGCAGGTGCTGTCGGCGCTGTGGGAGGATGCTCCCCAGAGCGCGGCCGACCTGACTTCGCGCATCGGCAAGATCAACGGCTGGACGCAAGCGACGGTGAAGACCTTGCTCGCGCGGCTGGTGCAGAAAGGTGCGGTCACGGCAGAGGCCGACGGTCGGCGCTATCTCTATAGTCCGGCAGTCGAGCGCGCCGACGCCGTCGGTGAAGAATCGCAGCGTTTCGTTGATCGCCTGTTCGGGGGCCGTGTCAGCCCGCTGATCGCGCATCTCGCCGACCGCGAGGCGCTGAGCGACACCGATATCGCCGAGATCGAGGCGCTTTTGAAAAGGCTCAAGTCGTGA
- a CDS encoding M56 family metallopeptidase: MSAAMLLQAWADTLVTTGVLVLLVLLVRKPFARHFGPRLTYALWAVPGLRLMLPPLPFADPVIVMSEPTVPAMVDAPVGLSVAAPAPAAESFWSLAEMIPVLFGLWVAGVIAVLAAAMISHMRFRRSVLGESVELEPIGKIRLVMSDAVDGPVAFGLWQRHVAVPHDFFARYVAEERALAIDHELSHHRHGDLWANSAALVLLAVQWFNPFAWRAIRAFRFDQEAACDARVLTMAHRDERQERTARYATAIVKAAVGPRLSLAAPMAVHDNLQERLTMLTQEDISESRSLTGRLLIGGATLAMLATTATLVPAGVASASAQIGEVPEPPAPPSVDAPLPPEAPPAPGTMVFTSTGEDVTESVTTSDDGKRREVHRIVIRRDGDDEKAKTVVFAPADGKAPKVRQIEVRTLGNLSRDDVLATLKEQGISGKRAEAIADKLEAKRSERLRTALAPMPPLPPKAPRPPVAWAPSQGHAVAVARCGAGKAAPTVDREEINGSTRSRYVMIACADGPEAKAQRLSALRKARESFLGSDSNLSENMRAKIAADIDKAIAEMENSDH, encoded by the coding sequence GTGAGCGCCGCGATGCTGCTTCAGGCATGGGCCGACACGCTGGTCACGACGGGCGTTCTTGTCCTGCTGGTGCTCCTCGTCCGCAAGCCCTTCGCGCGGCATTTCGGTCCGCGGTTGACCTATGCGCTGTGGGCTGTGCCCGGGCTGCGGCTCATGCTCCCGCCTTTGCCGTTTGCAGATCCGGTGATTGTGATGTCCGAACCAACAGTTCCGGCGATGGTCGACGCCCCCGTCGGCCTGTCGGTCGCAGCACCGGCGCCGGCCGCCGAATCTTTCTGGTCGCTCGCCGAGATGATCCCCGTTCTTTTCGGGCTGTGGGTCGCGGGTGTGATCGCGGTGCTGGCCGCCGCGATGATCTCGCACATGCGATTTCGCCGTTCGGTTTTGGGTGAGTCGGTCGAACTCGAACCGATCGGCAAGATCCGGCTTGTAATGTCCGACGCGGTCGATGGCCCCGTCGCCTTTGGCCTTTGGCAGCGCCATGTTGCCGTGCCGCACGACTTTTTCGCCCGCTACGTGGCCGAAGAGCGGGCGCTGGCGATCGATCACGAGCTGTCGCATCATCGCCATGGCGATCTCTGGGCGAACAGCGCTGCGCTCGTGCTGCTCGCCGTCCAATGGTTCAATCCTTTCGCCTGGCGTGCGATCCGCGCTTTTCGTTTCGATCAGGAGGCGGCGTGCGATGCGCGCGTGCTGACGATGGCGCACCGGGACGAGCGGCAGGAACGCACCGCGCGCTACGCAACGGCGATCGTCAAGGCCGCGGTCGGGCCGCGTCTGTCGCTCGCCGCGCCGATGGCGGTCCATGACAATCTGCAGGAGCGGCTGACGATGTTGACGCAAGAGGATATTTCCGAAAGTCGCAGCCTGACCGGCCGGCTGTTAATCGGCGGCGCGACCCTTGCGATGCTGGCGACAACCGCGACGCTCGTTCCTGCCGGCGTAGCGAGCGCCAGCGCACAGATTGGCGAGGTGCCCGAACCGCCGGCTCCGCCATCCGTCGATGCGCCGCTTCCGCCTGAAGCGCCACCGGCGCCGGGGACGATGGTCTTCACCTCGACCGGCGAGGATGTGACCGAAAGCGTTACGACATCCGACGACGGCAAAAGGCGTGAAGTGCACCGGATCGTCATCCGCCGCGACGGCGATGACGAGAAGGCGAAGACCGTGGTGTTCGCTCCGGCCGACGGCAAGGCACCCAAGGTCCGTCAAATCGAAGTGCGGACCCTTGGCAATCTGTCGCGTGACGATGTGCTCGCGACGCTGAAAGAGCAGGGGATCAGCGGTAAGCGGGCCGAAGCCATTGCCGACAAGCTGGAAGCGAAGCGCAGCGAACGGCTTCGTACCGCGCTGGCGCCGATGCCGCCGCTGCCGCCCAAGGCGCCCCGGCCGCCCGTCGCCTGGGCCCCGTCGCAAGGGCATGCGGTAGCGGTTGCTCGCTGCGGGGCTGGCAAGGCGGCGCCGACGGTCGATCGCGAGGAAATCAATGGCAGTACGCGCAGCCGCTATGTGATGATCGCGTGCGCCGACGGTCCCGAGGCAAAGGCGCAACGCCTGTCGGCACTCAGGAAGGCGCGCGAGAGCTTCCTCGGGAGCGACAGCAATCTGTCGGAAAACATGCGCGCCAAGATCGCAGCCGACATCGACAAGGCGATCGCCGAGATGGAGAATTCGGACCATTAG
- a CDS encoding MBL fold metallo-hydrolase, with amino-acid sequence MSEEKPWPDSIRAGGCEQHEPLVRRVLAPNPSPYTFTGTQTWIVGAGSDVAVIDPGPTGSGLSIGDPADINGTGHVDAILRAVEGQRVVAILCTHTHRDHSPAAAPLKEATGAPIIGCAPLALSDDGPRADSAFDTDYAPDRILTDGERISGDGWTLEAVATPGHTSNHLCFGLIESGALFTGDHVMAWSTSVVSPPDGDMAAYMASLSKLYEREDRVYYPAHGPAVTKPRQLVRGMLGHRKQRERQILRELEKGTAVIPVMVSHMYKGLDPRLTGAAGRSVLAHLLDLKARGVVRARPGEIGQEEWELA; translated from the coding sequence ATGAGCGAAGAAAAGCCCTGGCCTGACAGCATCCGCGCCGGCGGGTGCGAACAGCATGAGCCGTTGGTGCGGCGCGTATTGGCGCCGAACCCGTCCCCCTATACCTTTACCGGCACCCAGACATGGATCGTCGGGGCGGGCAGCGACGTCGCGGTGATCGATCCGGGCCCGACGGGATCGGGACTGAGCATCGGGGATCCCGCCGATATCAATGGGACCGGTCATGTCGACGCGATCCTGCGCGCGGTCGAGGGGCAGCGCGTTGTGGCAATCCTTTGTACCCACACGCACCGCGACCATAGTCCCGCCGCCGCGCCGCTGAAGGAAGCGACCGGCGCGCCGATTATCGGCTGTGCGCCGCTCGCCCTGTCCGACGACGGGCCGCGTGCGGACTCGGCGTTCGACACCGACTATGCGCCCGACCGCATCCTCACCGACGGCGAGCGGATTTCTGGCGACGGCTGGACGCTGGAAGCGGTAGCGACCCCCGGGCATACGTCGAACCATCTCTGTTTTGGGCTGATTGAAAGCGGCGCGCTGTTCACCGGCGACCACGTCATGGCGTGGTCGACCAGCGTTGTCAGCCCGCCCGACGGCGACATGGCGGCCTATATGGCGAGCTTGTCGAAACTCTATGAGCGTGAAGACCGTGTCTATTATCCGGCGCATGGCCCCGCGGTGACCAAGCCGCGGCAACTGGTGCGCGGTATGCTCGGCCACCGTAAGCAGCGCGAGCGGCAGATTTTGCGGGAACTCGAAAAAGGGACGGCTGTTATCCCGGTGATGGTCAGCCACATGTACAAGGGGCTCGATCCGCGCCTGACGGGTGCGGCCGGCCGGTCGGTTCTGGCCCACCTGCTCGACCTGAAAGCGCGGGGGGTCGTCCGCGCCCGCCCCGGCGAGATCGGGCAGGAAGAATGGGAACTGGCATGA
- a CDS encoding anti-sigma factor has protein sequence MSFDPATVAAFVDGELDDLTARRIEREAESDPALAAEIARHRALRAQLAAHYAPVAEEAVPERLRALLVPDQSVDTSIAARREAKRARVTAVHWGAIAASLVLGLTLGLRPWMPAPSLAEANGAVVAAGPLAEALDTQLASNQPSSATVRIGLSFQDRAGRYCRSFQSASLDGIGCQDDGHWHLERTMRGQAGTDYRQASSGELAAAAAAMMAGDPLDAAREQQARDKGWPRR, from the coding sequence ATGAGTTTCGATCCCGCCACTGTCGCCGCCTTCGTCGACGGCGAACTTGACGATCTGACAGCACGCCGAATTGAGCGCGAAGCCGAAAGCGATCCCGCGCTGGCTGCCGAGATCGCCCGCCATCGCGCGCTGAGGGCCCAACTGGCGGCACATTACGCCCCGGTTGCCGAAGAAGCGGTACCCGAGCGACTGCGTGCGCTGCTGGTGCCCGATCAGTCGGTCGACACCAGCATCGCCGCGCGCCGCGAGGCAAAGCGCGCGCGCGTTACGGCGGTTCATTGGGGCGCGATTGCGGCTTCGCTCGTGCTCGGGCTCACGCTGGGACTGCGGCCATGGATGCCGGCCCCCAGCCTTGCTGAGGCGAATGGCGCGGTCGTCGCCGCCGGCCCCCTAGCCGAGGCGCTCGACACGCAGCTTGCCTCGAACCAGCCGTCCAGTGCGACGGTACGGATCGGGCTCAGCTTTCAGGACAGGGCCGGGCGCTATTGCCGCAGCTTTCAGAGCGCGTCGCTGGATGGCATCGGCTGCCAAGACGACGGACACTGGCATCTTGAGCGCACGATGCGGGGACAGGCGGGCACCGACTATCGTCAGGCGTCGTCGGGCGAACTCGCCGCCGCCGCGGCCGCGATGATGGCAGGCGATCCGCTCGACGCCGCACGTGAGCAGCAGGCGCGCGACAAGGGCTGGCCGCGCCGCTGA